GGGCGCGGGGCGGTCTACGAGGAGATCTTCATGCTGATGTCCACCGCCCGCGCCGAGTGGGTGAGCGCCCCGATGGAAATGATATCGACGCCTGTCCCGGCGACTTCGCGGAGGTTGTCGATAGTGATGCCGCCGGAGGCTTCGAGGAGCGCCCTGCCTCTGACGAGAGCGGCGGCTTTCTTCATGTCGGCAGCGGACATATTGTCGAGCATGATGATGTCGGCGCCGCCTTCGAGGGCTGCGTTCAGCTCATCGAAGTCCTTCACTTCGATCTCTATTTTCATAAGGTGATGCGCCTTTTTGGCGCGCTCGAGCGCCTCTTTCACCCCGCCTGCGATCGCGATATGGTTATCCTTGATAAGGATGCCGTCGAAGAGCCCGAAGCGGTGGTTCGCGCCGCCGCCGATCCTGACCCCGTACTTCTCCATGAGGCGCATGCCCGGCGTGGTCTTCCTCGTATCGACGATCCGCACACGGAGTCCGGCGACTTGCTCGATGAAAGATCTGGTCAGCGTCGCTATACCCGATATGCGCTGCAGCATGTTGAGCGCTACGCGCTCGCCGGCGAGCAGGCTCCGGGCGCTTCCGCTGATACGGGCCACCTCGGTTCCGCGGTTAACCCGCTCGCCCTCTTCCCGGAGCACGGTTATCCGGATGCCGGGGTCGACGGCATGGAATACCCTCTTGACGAAGGGCATGCCGGCGAGGACGAATTCTTCCTTCGCCTT
This is a stretch of genomic DNA from Nitrospirota bacterium. It encodes these proteins:
- the nadC gene encoding carboxylating nicotinate-nucleotide diphosphorylase, translated to MDSEPHYSHLIDETVRLALAEDIGQGDITSLLTVPEEREAEGIIKAKEEFVLAGMPFVKRVFHAVDPGIRITVLREEGERVNRGTEVARISGSARSLLAGERVALNMLQRISGIATLTRSFIEQVAGLRVRIVDTRKTTPGMRLMEKYGVRIGGGANHRFGLFDGILIKDNHIAIAGGVKEALERAKKAHHLMKIEIEVKDFDELNAALEGGADIIMLDNMSAADMKKAAALVRGRALLEASGGITIDNLREVAGTGVDIISIGALTHSARAVDISMKISS